The window ACGATAATCGATTTTTTTATTTTTCCCGGAAGGAACGACGGGCTGCTTTCGTATTCCTTATATTTATATTAATTGCCGTCGCATTGCATTTTGTCGATTTTTCTTCCAAAACGGTGATTTTAAACGGGGAGGAAGAAATCTCAGTCTTTAATGCTCGAATAGAATCTTTTAATAAAGAGTTGCAAACAGATACAGTAATAAAGAAGGCTGTAAGTATAAAACAAAAAAACAAGAAAAAAGAAAAACACAATAAACATAATTCTTTGAAGGAACCTGTTGATAAGCCGATGCAAGAAGTCGAAAGAGTTACAAAAGATTCCGGTAGCAGATAATGCCGGATCGTAATTTTGTTTGTCGTGGAAATTCTTATAAAATTTGATTTAAATATCCGGCATTCCGATAAAAAAGTTTATCTTCGTTAGTTGTAATTATTTAGGAGAAATTGCATTTGTCATGAATACGGTTCCGAAAAAGCAGATGGCACTCAATATTAACGGAAAACTTACCGTTATCGATCGTCCCTGGGTAATGGGTATCTTAAATGTGACTCCTGATTCTTTTTATGCCGGTAGCCGGAGTGAAGAGGATACGATGATAATTGCGCGTTTGCAGAAAATGATGAATGAAGGTGCCGATATTATAGATATTGGGGCCTATTCTTCCAGACCGCAAGCCGAAAATATTTCATCTAAGGAAGAAATACGGAGATTAGATAAGGGATTGAGTATTATTCGGCGGTTTTATCCTGAAGCCATTGTTTCGGTGGATACTTTCAGGGCTGATGTCGCCAGATGGTGTGTCGAAGAATATTCGGTAGCGATAATAAACGATATTTCGGCTGGTGAACTTGACGAAAAGATGTTTTCTACAGTGGCGTTATTGGGTGTTCCTTACATTATGATGCATATGAGAGGTACACCTCAAACTATGATGAGTCATACCGCTTATAATAATTTGATAGCGGAAATCTTACGTTATTTTGCCCAAAAAATAGATCGACTGACTTTAATGGGAGCCAAAGATCTGATTATAGACCCAGGTTTCGGATTTAGCAAGACGTTAAAAAATAATTACTTATTGATGAACAGGCTTGCCGATTTTAATGTGTTCGGTTTGCCATTACTGGTAGGCGTTTCACGTAAGTCGATGATATATAAATTATTGGAGACGACACCGGAGGAAAGCCTTAATGGTACGGTCGTACTGAATACATTGGCGCTTCTGAGTGGAGCCGATATTTTACGTGTTCATGATGTACGTGAAGCGGTAGAGACGGTAAAAATAGTGTCGGAAACGTTGAGGTCCGAATAAAATTCTCGGTATACATTGAATTAAACGAAAAGTTATATGTTTGTACATTTCGGAATAAAAGATATTGTAGATATTATTTTGGTAGCATTGCTGCTGTACAATATTTATAAATTAATGAAGGATTCGGGTACGATAAATATATTTGCCGGAGTTATGGCTTTTATCGGTGTGTGGATCGTGGTAACACAGATTCTTGATATGAAGCTGATGGGGGCTATTATGGACAAATTTATCAGTGTAGGTGTCCTTATCCTCGTAATATTGTTTCAAGATGAAATACGTCGTTTTTTGGTCGAGTTGGGATCGCATAAACGATGGCGTTTTTTCTTTAAATTATTTTTCACCGATAAGGAGAAAAATCAGAATCATGCTTTTATTTTACCTATTGTGTATGCGTGTATGAACATGGCCAAATCAAAAACCGGGGCACTGATCGTGATACAAAAAGACATCGCTCTTACGCAGTTTGTGCAAACCGGTGATATAATAAATGCCAATGTAAATACTCGTTTAATAGAAAGTATTTTTTTTAAAAATAGCCCTTTGCACGATGGTGCTGTAATTATTGCCGATAATCGTATCGTTGCGGCGTCTTGCATTCTTCCGGTTTCTCATAGCCAAGATATTCCCAAATCTTTTGGGTTACGCCACCGGTCGGGATTAGGTATTTCTCAGGAATCTGATGCTACGGCTATTATTGTATCGGAAGAAACGGGAAATATTACTGTAGCACGTAATGGTAGATTCTATCCTAAACTTTCAGGGAAAGATCTCGAAAATCTTCTTTCCGAAACATCTCTTTAAAATATATGAATAAAAAATAGGCTGTCTAACAATAAAAAATTAGACAGCCTATTTTTTATAAAATAATGGTTTTTAATTTCTGCGGCTTCCGAAAATACGTAATAAATATAAGAACAAATTTATAAAATCGAGGTACAAAGATAAAGCTCCGATGAGAGCCATTTTTTGTGAAGTCTCGTTTATTTCTTGTCCCAATAACGATTTTATTTTTTGAGTATCATAGGCTGTGAGTCCTACAAAAATGATGACGCCTGCAAACGTGGTAATCCAGTATAACATAGAACTACTCATGAAAATATTTACTACCGAAGCAATAATAAGACCGATAAGTGCCATAATCAAGATATTTCCCCAGGAGGTAAGGTCCTTTTTGGTAAAATATCCGTATAAACTCATTGCTCCAAATGTTCCGGCAGTAATAAAAAATGTAGAGGCGATAGAAGACGCAGTATATGCTAAGAATATAAAAGAAAGCGTGAGACCGTTGAGAAATGAATATAACATAAACAATCCTGTAGCTGTTGTAAACGATAATCGGTCTATACGGGCTGATATATACCATACCAGTGCAAATTCTGCAATGATAAGGATAAGAAAGCTGGCTCTTCCATTAAACAGCAATTGCTGCATAGCTGTAGAATTATTTACAGCCAATGCTGTAATGCCGGTAATAGCAAGTGCTGCTGTCATCCAAAGATAAACATTCTTTATGAGCGTAGTTTGTGCGGCTTGCGATTCATAGCGTGAAGCAGAATAATCTCTTTCCATAATTTCGTTTTTAGATATAATGTTGCAAATATAATATAATTTATAATTATGAGAATTTATATAGTGTACATTATAATCTTTTTAGGTTTTTAATTTCACGGGAAGATTTGGCTTCTTTTATGCTGATTGCGTATCCTCCGCTACGGGCAACGGGTTGATTTAATTTCGATTTATTGTTTACTCTATATTTTTTTATTGTATAAGATTGAGGATTTTTCTCATAATCTGCGTTGGGGCCGTCGGCATAAATTGTAGCGATGTAATCTTTCCCGTCATCGAGAAAATCAAAAGAAATTTCAGAACGGCGTTTATTTTCGTCGGAGATGCTACCCACATACCAGTCGTTTGTGCCTTTAGCTTTTCTTGCAATGGTAATAAAATCGCCCGGTTCGGCTTCGAGAATTCGGGTATCGTCCCAATCGACAGCTACGTCTTTTATGAATTGGAAGGCATCCGGAAATCTTTCGTAATTTTCAGGTAAATCTGCGGCCATTTGTAGTGGGCTATACATCGTGACGTATAATGCCAATTGTTTAGCTAAGGTCGTATTCACACGCTTTTTTACTGTGGGGTCGTAGTAGCTGAGGTCGGTTTGGAATATCCCGGGGGTATAGTCCATCGGTCCTCCCATTAAACGAGTAAACGGTAAAATGGTCTGGTGGTCGGGATTTATGTATTCTAATGCTTCATATTCAGTACCTCGAGCCGACTCGGCGGCGAGGTAATTAGGATAAGTACGATGCATTCCGGTAGGTCGTACCGGTTCGTGGGCGTTGACCATAATTTCCTGATCGGCGGCTTTTTCGATAGCTTTGAGGTAATGGTTTACCATAGTTTGCCCGTAATGATGTTCTCCATAAGGGATTATTTTTCCTACATACCCCGATTTCAAGGCGTCGTATCCGTGTTTTTTCATAAATTGATAAGCAGTATCCATATGTTGTTCATAATTGGGTACGGAAGCGGATGTCTCGTGGTGCATAATTAGTTTGACTCCTTTATCAGCAGCATATTGTTGTAATTCGTTTACGTTGAAATCCGGATACGGCGTTACGAAATCGAAAACATATTCTTTCATATGGCCAAACCAGTCCTCCCATCCTATGTTCCAGCCTTCTACCAGTACCCCGTCGAAGCCGTTTTTAGCTGCAAAATCAATGTATTTTTTTACATTTTCTGTTGTAGCGGCATGTTTGCCGGTGGGCTTTAATTGCCGGTAGTTTATCGAGTCGAGTTTTATATTTGTCGTATCGGCATATGCCCAGTTTTTTCCATTGGGCACGAACATTTCCCACCATACACCCACATATTTCATCGGTTTTATCCAGTTCGTATTTTTAATTTTATTCGGTTCGTTTAAATTCAGAATAGTTTTCGAAGCTAAAAGATCAGCGGCTTTATCACTTACGAGAATAGTTCTCCACGGTGTTTGGCTGGATGTTTGTAGGCGACCTTTGCCACCGAGAGGATCAGGTGTGAGTAGCGAAGAAAGAACGAAATTCTTATCATCGAGTTTCAGTACCATGGCCGGATAATCTTTTAGTGCAGCTTCGTGTATATTTATATATATACTATCGCCTTTTAGCATAAGAGGTGTTTGTACGGCAAGTTCTTTGGTGGGGGATTGTGCCGGAATGGCTTCTGTTGCGTCCTTTATTTTTTCGGCTATTTCCGATAATTGAGAAGTTGTATAGCTGTATTCATTAGTGTCGTAGTCTCCACGTATCCAGAAAGCCTTATAATCTTTGCCAAGATTGAATTCAGTGAGTTCTTCGGCAATAGTGAAATATGACAAGTCTTTTTGCTTTGGGAATTCATATCTGAACCCCATTCCGTCGTCGTAGAGACGGAATCTGACTATAACTTCTCGTTTTGGATTGCCTTGTTCTAGTAACACCTCGAGTTCGTTATATCGGTTTCTTATTTCTTTCACTTCTCCCCATACCGGCTCCCATGTATCGTCAAAAGAAGAAACATGGGCGTTTCTTAAAGAAAATTCGTCTTTCATAGAAGGTACGTTCAT is drawn from Coprobacter tertius and contains these coding sequences:
- the folP gene encoding dihydropteroate synthase, whose translation is MNTVPKKQMALNINGKLTVIDRPWVMGILNVTPDSFYAGSRSEEDTMIIARLQKMMNEGADIIDIGAYSSRPQAENISSKEEIRRLDKGLSIIRRFYPEAIVSVDTFRADVARWCVEEYSVAIINDISAGELDEKMFSTVALLGVPYIMMHMRGTPQTMMSHTAYNNLIAEILRYFAQKIDRLTLMGAKDLIIDPGFGFSKTLKNNYLLMNRLADFNVFGLPLLVGVSRKSMIYKLLETTPEESLNGTVVLNTLALLSGADILRVHDVREAVETVKIVSETLRSE
- a CDS encoding Bax inhibitor-1/YccA family protein translates to MERDYSASRYESQAAQTTLIKNVYLWMTAALAITGITALAVNNSTAMQQLLFNGRASFLILIIAEFALVWYISARIDRLSFTTATGLFMLYSFLNGLTLSFIFLAYTASSIASTFFITAGTFGAMSLYGYFTKKDLTSWGNILIMALIGLIIASVVNIFMSSSMLYWITTFAGVIIFVGLTAYDTQKIKSLLGQEINETSQKMALIGALSLYLDFINLFLYLLRIFGSRRN
- a CDS encoding glycoside hydrolase family 97 protein; translation: MKSQEIMSYKTILTALLVCCTSFIYAESIESPNRQLKLDFYIESGIPYYSLSFKGETVIGKSRLGFEMMNVPSMKDEFSLRNAHVSSFDDTWEPVWGEVKEIRNRYNELEVLLEQGNPKREVIVRFRLYDDGMGFRYEFPKQKDLSYFTIAEELTEFNLGKDYKAFWIRGDYDTNEYSYTTSQLSEIAEKIKDATEAIPAQSPTKELAVQTPLMLKGDSIYINIHEAALKDYPAMVLKLDDKNFVLSSLLTPDPLGGKGRLQTSSQTPWRTILVSDKAADLLASKTILNLNEPNKIKNTNWIKPMKYVGVWWEMFVPNGKNWAYADTTNIKLDSINYRQLKPTGKHAATTENVKKYIDFAAKNGFDGVLVEGWNIGWEDWFGHMKEYVFDFVTPYPDFNVNELQQYAADKGVKLIMHHETSASVPNYEQHMDTAYQFMKKHGYDALKSGYVGKIIPYGEHHYGQTMVNHYLKAIEKAADQEIMVNAHEPVRPTGMHRTYPNYLAAESARGTEYEALEYINPDHQTILPFTRLMGGPMDYTPGIFQTDLSYYDPTVKKRVNTTLAKQLALYVTMYSPLQMAADLPENYERFPDAFQFIKDVAVDWDDTRILEAEPGDFITIARKAKGTNDWYVGSISDENKRRSEISFDFLDDGKDYIATIYADGPNADYEKNPQSYTIKKYRVNNKSKLNQPVARSGGYAISIKEAKSSREIKNLKRL
- the cdaA gene encoding diadenylate cyclase CdaA, coding for MFVHFGIKDIVDIILVALLLYNIYKLMKDSGTINIFAGVMAFIGVWIVVTQILDMKLMGAIMDKFISVGVLILVILFQDEIRRFLVELGSHKRWRFFFKLFFTDKEKNQNHAFILPIVYACMNMAKSKTGALIVIQKDIALTQFVQTGDIINANVNTRLIESIFFKNSPLHDGAVIIADNRIVAASCILPVSHSQDIPKSFGLRHRSGLGISQESDATAIIVSEETGNITVARNGRFYPKLSGKDLENLLSETSL